In Chaetodon trifascialis isolate fChaTrf1 chromosome 8, fChaTrf1.hap1, whole genome shotgun sequence, the DNA window GCTAAATGAGACCAGCAGCATTTCCTGAGGCTTTACCTTTTGATGTCCTTCTTGCTTGATCTCAAACCGAGTGACCTTTTCCGACTGAATGTTCCCTCTGCATCCCTCTGTCTGCAGGAAACAAGATGGGAGTGACCCCCGAATTTCTGCAACACTAGAGCCCCAGCTGTTCCAGCCTACACTCCCTTACAGCAGCTCACCATTCCACAAGGTAGGAGGAGAACGAGGGGGGGCTGGTTGTGCACTTTGACCCCTGATCTTATCTGATGGACCTCTGTGTGACCTTTCTTTCTGCGATGTTTGCGAGGTGTCTCTGCTCATCTCGTCTCCACGCCTGCTCCTGTCCCGATGCACTTTCTCCGTTAGACCCAGACTCTCTGCTTGCTGTTACTTTGATTTTTATTCCCGTCTTCTTTTGTTTAACTTGTGTAATTAGAGAGCACAGAGCTCCGTGTCTGATTCAATTAATGGAAATCTATTTTTAGCAGGAAATTGTCAGCCTGATGCTGACAGTTTCTCAGTCGGAGCTTAACAAGTCTGATTccatcaaagcaaacaaaatacagCCTGTCTCAGcaattgtcttttctttttcttttttatcagaAGACAAACTTCTTCGCCCCCGCTGTTGTCTCAGATGCAGTATGTCACCAAATTGGAAAGTCGTTAATGTTTAATCTTCGGTCTTTGTGCGGGGTTCAGCTGTTATTCAGCGTCAGTTAAAACTAATCAACTATTTTTGTCGTTTTTTTGTTGATAAGGTAAAATCTCTGCTCTTCCAAAGCGTCTCTTTTAGCTTGCGATACATTTTCCGCCTCTCATTTTGCAAGATTCACTGCAAGAGGGCCTCGATCAATTCTTCTCCCGCTCCCTCGAGCAGTTTTTCATGATTTCTCGagattttcagcttttgtgAATCATCTGAGCATGATCTATTATTCTTCCTTTCAGAGGATATCATGTGAATAAAGACTAAATTGCTGTGGCGACAGATGCAGGATATAAAGGGCAGAAAGTGGAAATGATTAAGCAGGAAATCATTTCAGTAAATCTATTTAGACTGTCACAGTGCCTATTAAATCCATCTTGCTGTCAGAGTCTTCATGCCCACCTTTTGGCACGTCTCATCACCGCAGATAAGTGACTGACGGGAAAAAGCTGCCAGGGGTATTTTGGGAACTTAGCGACCGAACAAAGCCGAGCTCGGCGGTGATTAAACGTGGTGACAATCTCCCTCACGTCAGATTGGTTTCGTAAGGTCTCTCACACTTTGGATGAGGCTTACGTTGCAATCTGACTTGATCTGAGTCGAGCGGAGGGAGTGGGAAGAGAAAGGGATTAAAGGAGAATTTGGAGATTGGGTTGTTTCAACTGTCACTCCTGATCCCTGCAGCACACACCATCTGTAGGTGCCTCAGACTCGCTGGTTACAATTagtcagacaggaggagagcagatTTGCATGACATGGAAGCAGCCACCAAAGGCACAGAAGATATTTCAAAATGTTCCTCACATGCTGTgggagaaagagcagaaaagtgCCTTACATGAGGGTTTATATTCACAGATAGGAGAACATTTGCTCCCCTGCACTATCGAGGGATGTTAGCGGCGCTTAAAATGCtgttatatttcatatttgataTGCGTAACCCCATTTTATTCAACCCCCTTTCATTTGGACTCCAGGAAACAGAACATATCTGCTGAGCACATTGAGGGACAGCATGGTAATGTGATGTACTGTAGTATGATGAGGGCTTAGTGGGGCAAGACTCAGAGGAGCGTATCGCTTTAATCAGAGCCATGTGAAAACCAGGTCAATCTGCAATTAACCCCAGCAGGTCTTCTGGTCACTGCTTAATTCAAACCGCTCTGCTATGCTGTCATATGAACAATGTGGCATGTttgtgagagaggaaacacaaacacgagCAAACAGTCATCATTTTCTGGGTTTGCTGTACAGTTCAACGTCACAAGCCGCAGCCCCGACTCTGACGCTGtgttaaatataaataaaaacagaacgcaatcatttgcacatgaagtgtccctgagctcatgtagtacTATCCTTTaaccaatcatgtgttcacaaagtgctgaacctcactccatccctgcttgtgaaccactgagcctttccaggatgctcctttcatacccaatcatgatactaacatctgttaccaatgaacctgtttacctgtggaatgatcaaaacaggtgtttttggagctttccacatgttttatatatgtttCACAGAGCATCCTAACTTTTTCAGTATCTATTTAGTGTTTTTCAGTATCTGTCTTGTCACTTCAGGCCTCATTCTTATAGCCCTCCATAAATTTGTAATGACGCTCCTTCCCTAAACAACCGTGCATTAGCTGGAGAGCTAAGAGCCAGACAAGCCCCACTGTCCCTCTGATATTCCTGGAGCCGGTCTAAGTTTTAATGAGCTCTGTGAGTTGCACCTGAGACgtctggaggagaggggaggtcTCGCACATTTAATTTGCCTCTTGTCGTAATGACGATCCCATTAGCTCTCGTTATGAAAGGTCTCAGTTCTCACACCAGCACTCTGGATCCCCACATCTCCTCCGCTCTGCACATGGTTTTCCGCCACAGTGAAATGTATGGATGGTTGTTTGTCTCCACTTTGATTCCACTGCAGTTTGTGGGTTATTTTTCCCATCGCTTTGCTCACAGCTGATCATCTCCTGATTCATTTGCCCTCGTTTTTTATTTCTGAGGCTGTAAGCGAGCCTGCACACATGTGGTTCTCCTGTGATCTGGAGTCTGTTGCAGGGCTTGTTTATGACAGCAGCGGAGTGGTCCTCCACCTCTGGCTATCTGTCAGCCATGAGGGTTTGTGATAAAGACAGAGGTGGATGGATATGTGGCTTGGATCTCTTCCTGCAACGCTGCGCAGAGAGAGTGACAAAGACGGATCAGCAGAAGACAAGACACCTCCACCTGCAAGTCAGAGGATTACCACTCCACTTCAAACAGCACCAGCCGCCTTTGCATGCAACCTGAGACTTGCTGCTAATCTTGTGTGTTCAGAGCACACACTGGGAGAGCCTGTGGATCTTGtcttcagctttttttctgGTCCAGCACTTTGCCAGTCATGGCTGCAGTTCGCAGGGATGCAGCTTTTCCTCGGGCGTCACAGTGGGACACAGTCAACTGTCTGCCGTTTGACAAAGGCACAGCAGTCGCAGAGCGAGTTTAATCCAGACCTGTTGAAATCGGCTGAGTTGAAACATCTTTTGAAGCTGCACGACGCCGGTTTGAGGAAAGTTTAAAATGGCTAAAAATCGTGACAACCACTTCAGTGCTCCAGCAGTGACAAAGGCACACTGGAAGAAGCCCAGCCATGTAAGTAGCTTTACTGTAGAGACAGGCTGGATGGAGGACATCACTAGAGAAACTAGAGAGGGAATTTGGCAGCGTTTTTCAGCAGAGGCTTGGACAACCGCCTCCCCGAACTGAGAATAAAGTTCCAAATGCAAAACCTGACAGTTCACGTTTCTTGTTTACTGAAGTCGTGAGCTGAAGGAAAAATCTCTGTCTGTGGGGAACGTTTCTATCATCAGGCGTTTCTTTCAGTGACTAATGCTGTTGTTTAAATCCAAATATAATATGAAGCTCAACAGCACAGCTCCTCTTGTTCTAACCTCTGGTTAATGTAGTTGAGGCTGCGGTTATTTGCTTTCAGGGTTTGTGGCAGACTATTGTTTGCACATGGTGGAGGACTTTACTCATACTCACACTGAAAGCTCAGACAAGATTGCTCTGTACACAAACTGTTTGACTCCGTCAGGCTTCACTGGCTGAACCTTTCAGCGACTCCAGGCCGACGTCTGCGTGGACTGTTGTAATTCAGCGTTTTCGGCAGTAGTTAGAGTCGTCATGCTCAACTGATGCACGGAGGTTTTGTATGCGAGCTTTTAAAGGACCATTGCCCAACAGCTGTGGCAGGCGTTTAACGTGGGAAAGCCAGTCGGTCACACATGACCGAGTAATAGTGAGGCAAACCACGAGGGAGAGCTCACATGCTGCAGCCAGGTAAAATGCTgattaatgtaaatgtaaaccTGTGGTAGTGTTGCAAGACATGGGGACAAAAAAGATGCAATTTACCAACTTTGCAACACTCACTGTGCAGCACGGAGTGATGGGACAGCAGTTTTCCTGcatttgacagaaatgtttgaaacaATTAGCCATAATGCTCTGTTTGGCTCCCCCCTGGGGACACTGGAGcctcagctgaaaaacacacttaacACTGTTTTATCACCTGGAAATGTCTTGAATTTTCCTGATTTTATGGAAATTGCTACTAAATTCTGTCTGTTTGGGGTCTCAGAGGCTCCAGCTGTAAAACCTTTCATATGCTTTTTATCTGTGATTAGTGATGGCAGTATTTTTTATGCACCATTACCCCTCCAAAAGTCTTAAACATTGTCGAAAAAGTGGTGTTTTATAGCTTGTCTAACAGAGAGTTAGAACTCTTTGGGGTCCAGTTGACCCCAAACATAACTAACCTCATTATGTACAATAACATACTGTGTATTTCTTGGTGTGTTTTGACTTTTGGGAAAGCAAAAGGCTTATTTGTTCATGCATAACCTTTATAATACAAGAAATAATTCTTTATTCGGTGTAACATCAATGCTTAATAGCACATTTTGTAATTTTCCACCTTCATCAAATGTGCAGGCTCGGCCTTCGGCAGAGGGAAAGGTTACCACCTCGGTACTTTTCTACATCTTAGATTTTAATAAGGtcaggaggaaaggaaaaaaaacatttaaaggaaaaagagCTGTTCCTGGTCACCAATCACACCGTACTTTAGAGAGAACACCAGATGTCCAAGGCTGCTGTCCACTGAATAGTAATTAAAGTGTTCCTGAAGGCACAGTGCGAGGATACGGCCATTAGTATCTGTCCTGAACAGTCCCAGAACACAATAAGGAGGAATGGTCaacaaaatacagtataaatcaAATGAATGTCTGATGCTTGTCTGTGACTGGACGCACTGTGCTGAACAGGGCTGAACTGCAGTCAGACtcgctgctgtgaaaacaaatgaactcAAAACATTGTCCTgtcattctcctcctctctccagacCACAGATTTATTTGAAATGATTGAGAGGATGCAGGTAAGACGACGCGTCGACCTTTGTGTTTTCGCCTGTCTCGGCTGCACTCACCAAGCAACTAACCAGTCAGCGTGTCTCCTCCTAATGCTGCAGCACTCTGGCCCTCTCCTCGGCCCCGGCACTCGTCCGCGTTCTGTCCATGAGAACGATACTGAGTGCGGCGGTGGTTACAGAGGAGAGTTGTCAGAGCATTATacgtgtgtctctgctgtgtctctgttaACATTCTGGAGGTAACACCGGCTGACAGCGCTGTAAGCTTATTATCTCACCTCAAAAACTGTCTCCTGGTTTCTGAAGCCCTCTGAAGGATGTTTATTTTAATCATGCAGTCCCTCACGTGACGGCTTAAGAGTTTTATAAGCTTGCATTTTTTGTTGGCAGTGCAGTGCTGAAGTACgtgttgttaaaaaaatattaatgttATAAAGTCTGGTAGAGTTTGCATAACTGagtatttaaaaaagaaatgttccCCTTTAGCAGGGGGGTGTGAAGCAGTGGTTTCCCCATCGTCTTCCTTGACGCCAGGCGCCATCACCTGGCCCTGATTTAGTGTCCCtgcatctctttctctgcatcGTTCTGCTCTCTTTCAGTCGCCTCGGGTCCGATGGGTGTTTCAGTGTCGGTTCGCTCAGCATCTTTTTAATCTCCGAGGTCTCGTTAGCGCTCTTCTCCTGCGTGCTAACACACTCCTCCTCAGTCCCTCCAAAACGCCTGCTCTTTAGCATCCGTTAATTGTCTTTCGGTATCCACGCTGTGTGTCTaatgtgtctctttctgtgtctttccatctgtccctctctgaCTTTGCTTTGCTGCCTGCTGCACATCTCTTGGGAAAACTGGGTTGTTACGTAATGGGGTTGATCATTTTCTCCCAGTTTGCAGTTATTTGGAACATGATTATTACACTTTATGTCTGAATGTAGGTATTTGTGTTGACTGCTTTGAATTCAGAGCCAGCTGCTGCGTTGATGACTGACCCTgacccttctctctctctctgcttccttatctcaccctctcctcttGTAGGGCAACAGGATGGATGAGCAGAGATGCACCTTCCCTCCCCCACTGAAGGTGCGACTCTGCATGTAGACACAGTATTACTCGCATGGTGCGGTCATTGTCTCACGATGGTTCCGCCATATCTCGCTCTGCCAGGCGGGCTGATTACTTCAGCGCAGTATTGTTCATAATGCAGTGCTCTCAAGTCTCGCCATCAGTTTTCCTCCAACAGCCAGACTGGATTCAAAATCACACACCCTCTGATGCTTTGCTCTGCGGACGGAAATGGTGAAATCTTAGCGCCAAAGAATTTAACAGGATGCGATGCTGATGTAACGCAGTATTTTAAACCGTCAATGTGCCAAATAATGGCAGCTCTTTGATCAGCAATGCATTGATTCCCATGTAGTTTCCAAACTGATTATCATTACATAACAGTTATGCAATTACTGTGAAACAGCGTCCCTCGGGATTACAGAATTGGACGGTGtggttatttttattctttgatgagaaaacaaagcttttctctgcttttgcaGACCGAGGAGGACTACATTCCCTACCCAAGTGTGCATGAGGTACGATGATGATGTGCAGTGGTATCACTTTTCACCATGTTTGTGTGATTAGTTCAATTTCATTTCTGTCCTCAGTACTTTCACATTTCCACCATGTTTCTCAGCCCTTGTTATTTTCCGTCTCTGGACAGGTGCTGGGCAGAAAAAGCCCCTTCCCGCTCATCCTCCTGCCGCAGTTTGGGGGTTACTGGATCGAGGGGACCAACCATGACCTGAGTGACGCAGCGGACAccgagcagctgcagcctctgtccCCGAACACCCGCACCAAGCTGGAATGTAACACAACCGCTATGATCTACCGGAAGCACTTCCTGGGCAAGGTGAGCCGCTTTGTGCAACACAGGAATCACTTTCGCCAGAATGCgcagtttgtttttgatgttttatctTGTAAAAGCAAATTCAAATCTGAAAAGATATTTGAGACTATGCACGCTTAGAGACGACCtttcatgaaaacacagatattGTGATTAAAGGCAAGACTTGAGATGAACATAAAGCAATGTTAAGAGAGGAAAAACGAGGGGCTTCTGGACCAATCATCATTTCTTAATTCAAAATAATCTTGTGGCTAAATGTAATTTGCTCCATTGTTTGAATTTGACCCTTTATTTTGCATGCATGGTCATGATTTCTGAAACCATAATTTATTCCTAAGTTTCAAAGTagaagtaaaaatgaaaaaatatataaatatgtattatTGTAACACTGAATTTCATTTAGGATTGtacaaagtaaaacaaattCTGCATCCAAAATGAGAAGCTCTCCAATATTTTTCAATTTCCGTAATTGTTGTTTCCCACAAAATCTGATTAAATGCAGCCCGGACTGCTAAATTACATTTAGCTGTGAGATTATATGTGATTGTTgtgcctctgtgttttctgtgttttctcagtcGCTTAATGCGTGCTTCTACAAatgttcctcctctgctgattAGTTGAAAATTCTTGCATCTTCTCACTGCTTTTTAAGATAAATTAGTTCATAGTTTTTTCCGTGACGTGTTCAGTTCTTGTGGTTGCAGATCAAAATAATGATAGAAACATCGTGTTTATTTAGCGATAAAGTCAGTTTTTTCCACTTTGAAAAGGTGTTTTCTGCTCTCCGAGTGATATCACCGAAGTCACCCTCACGAAGGCCTTCGTTATAAATGCTTCCTTTTCCCTCAAATGAGCCTCATTACTCTCAGAATATTTCACAATCAATTTCACTTCTTGCTCATTATAGTAATGAAATGAATAAGCAATAAGTGAATCCCAGTTGAGCAAACCACTTACAGCGACCGGCCTCCCTGTTTGGCACCTCATACGCTGCCGCTAATGAAGATGCATTAGGCATTGCCACCTGTTCTTACGCGCACATAATATGAACAAATTTGATCTGCCTGCAgtagaaaaacaacagaggaagaaaaggcacTCAGATCGGAAAGATATGGCTGACTGGAGCGCATGCATGTGTTTCATACACTCTATTTATGACAGATACTAATGGCTCTATCCTTGCGCTGTGTCCTCAGGAACACTTTAATTACTATTCAGTGGACAGCGCCCTTGGACATCTGGTGTTCTCTCTAAAGTACGATGTGATTGGTGACCAGGAACATCTCCGTCTAATGCTCAGGTAATGCTCATTATGCGTACATGTGCGGCGCGGTGTCGCTTAATTCACAGGGAAAATTGAATCTTCGCTGTGCAAGTCCGCATCTGAGGCGACGAATGTGTAGGCTTAACTAAAACATCAGCTCTTCCCTCACCAGCGGGAAACAAATTCAGgctaaatcacatttttttgttcCTAAAAATGCAGGTGTTGACTGGATAAACACATCCTCCCAGCACGGGTGTTATCGTAAGAGTCATAAAGCCGGAGAGAGTGTCAACAGTGCTGTCATTCCCACAGCGGAGGAACAGATGGACTATTTAGGCCAGCGGGTGGGCGGGTGCGGAGGGAGGGACGGGAAATAGAGGCGAGGGTGGGGAAGTTTGATGATGGTCCATACCGGATCATCTCTTTCCCatctgaaatgatgatgatgatgatgatgatgtggctTTGAAAGCGTACTGATTGTTTTGTGATTTCACAAGGAACAAGCTGAAAACCCACCACGATGTGATCCCCATCTCCTGTCTGACAGAGTTTCCCAATGTGGTCCAAATGGCCAAGGTAAGAGGAGTCTGCAGAGATTCGCCTGCGTTGACGGCGTCTCACCacattctgacatttttcttttttttttttttaatccaagcTTGTCTGCGAGGAGGTCAACGTGGACCGCTTTTTTCCTGTCCTTTATCCAAAAGTAAGACCTGGTTTGGTTTGTACTGTTGCAGCTAGCTGCCCTTTCCAGTCCTACGCAAAGCAATAGTCAGGCGTCCATAAGAAACACTGTCAAAAAGAGCACATTTCACACTAAACCTCTAGAACTTTGAGAGATACCAGCTCGCTTTGtctaactcagactgctgaagcctggCATTAGCTTCAGATAAACTTTATATACGTTTCTCACACAAGACAAGGATTGTGGATTTTGTCCCTCATCGCTTACGtaagcctctttcacacaggCGCCGCTCGAGATATTCTCACATGCAGCTGCGTTCAGggacatttctgtctttttcaagCATGCTATGGCAAAGCCAGACTAAATGGGACAATGGATGTATTTAATATTCAACAAGCTTGCGAGACGGGTGACGTTTGCAAGTCTTGTGATTGGTTCGTTCACTCCACATGAAAGCGTGCGCGTCCCTGCAATGTTACAGCTTTCATTCACAACACAGCCGTACCAGCACTTTCCCTGCAGTGTTACTCGGTCTAGAGGTGGGAAATTGCTGGTCCAGGTTTCCAAGAATatgcaggaaatgttcctgaacatttcaggaattgactgcatgtgtgaaagggacTACAGGAAGCATGTTAGCAAGGACTCTCTTAACAGGCAGCATGTGTCAGCATGTGTTGATATGGGCACCTGAATATTGTTGACTTGAAAATCTCTGAACCTGTcctttaatatttctgttttatctacAGTATATATTTTCTTACAGGCTTCAAGACTTATCGTCACCTTCGATGAACATGTGATAAGCAACAATTTCAAGTTCGGGGTCATATATCAGAAATTTGGACAGGTGAGTGATAAAGCCTAGCTCTGTACAAGCGCTTGCATGATTTATATTCATTGCATTTGGCCCATGAACAACGAGGATGTACAGTACATTGTTATTTCTGATTGCCACGAGGAAGCTGCTTATGCTCAGTCATCCTCGGTCTTAATTACGGCTTTCAGTCCAGCGCAGACGCTGCGGCTGTCTTCAACGCTCCCTCTCATTTTCTGAGGCAATCACAGCCCTCTTGTTTACTATGTCGGGGGCAGAAGAGCTATTGAATGCTTTGCAGAGGGCACTTGTACCTTCAAATGGAGACCTCAGTGTGTAGAGATCCGCACCGTTGATCCCGTAAAGCCTGCAGTAATTTAAATACAATGTAAATGAGCCAAGGGCCATCTCAAGAAGACAGTGAGGGTCTTCTGCTCGCACTGCAGGATGTTTTCTATTCAGGAGGGCGCTAAATGAAAGGCACAATGATTAATAGGTGTATTGCatacaggaaacaaaacagaaaataagcTTCTTCTCAGCcattgtttctctgtgtgtgttgaagcGGGCATTTGTGTACACTTCACCTCTCTAATTACTGACAACAGATAATCAAATGTCCTTCTCAGCTGATCGTTATTGACCAagctctcctcagctccatctctaaACCCTCTGTTACACCTCTGCAATctcaaatgcaaatgcagtgtgtttgagtgcCAAACACACATCCAGTACTTCCCTGCACCCAGTTACTGAACCTAATGATCTGTTGCTGTAATAACACGCCGTACATAAAATGCTCACTGCGCCCATGTTGGCACTCTGGTATGCAAATCTTTCCTCTTGTGATCAGTTATCAGTTCGCCTATCAGACATTATCCTTATTGCTTGTTTATTTGCATCATAAGTGTTAACACCGAAGCAAACAGCACTCGATCCACCGTGCAGATCATCCTCAGCGTTTTTAACTTGTAGCTGCTGAAGCCATTTTGTCCTCCAAGGCTTTATGTttatgagttttttttaaactggttGCAGACTTCAGAGGAAGAGCTCTTTGGCAACAGCGAAGAGAGTCCTGCCTTTGTAGAATTCCTGGAGTTTCTAGGAGAGAAAATCGAGCTGCACAATTTTAAAGGGTGAGGACCTGAACGTGCTTTCGAAACACTCCGCCGTGCTTTTCATAGCATGATGCCAACCGCAGTTTACAGTATATACTGATGCTCATGCTACCGCAGCGATGGCGGAGAGCATCTTGTTAGACATGGTTTCTGTGTGCTTGCAGTTTCCGCGGAGGGTTGGACGTGACTCACGGGCAGACAGGCACTGAGTCTGTCTACTGCAACTACCGCAACAAAGAGGTCATGTTCCATGTGTCCACAAAGCTGCCTTACACAGAGGGGGACACCCAGCAGGTACTGTAATGCAATACTGGACTAACACACCTTTCATGATTCACcacaagcagtcagacaggTTCCCTCTGGGCATTGTAGAAATGTATTTGCATGTACCTCCCTGCTGTTGTACCAAACAACCGCAGTACATATTTGCAGAGAAAGCTCCAGTAGTAAACATGAATCACTTTGAATTCGTCTGCATATATGAGCAGCAGTCCTCGCTCACAGTGACTTAAAGCGGGGATGCAGAGGTGctctctcacacattcacacaaacgcTCATCAATTAGCACAAGTTCACACACCATTTGCTCTCCTGGTTGTACAGATGAGGCGACGTCTGTATGTTCAGTCTTCCGAGCAGTAGTGGGTGTTATAGACTCCCGTGAGCCAATCAGTGCTTGCTCATCTGGCTGTTGTGTGGAGAAACAGCGCTCCCTGCTGGTGGTTCATAAAATCACATGCGTTAGTGGGACTGGGAGAGAAGAACTAAGAGTGATTACCTCCATTTAATGATTTATAATTTCTATAGCTTACATACTGGACAAATCAGGGCCACATTGTACAATATACAAAGCACCTGACAATTCATCTTCTCTCATCTGTTCCTACACTGCCCATCAGTAGTTGACATAATTTATTAGCAATATgccagattttctttttgttgtaatatgtgtttaaaaaaaagctcaatATATTCTTAGTAGGAATCGCAACAAAAGGCTCTCTCGGTTATTGTCTTTCAAATTCAATTACAGGCGGCATCAAATATGTCCTGAAACCTCCTAAATTTGGCTTTTCTGACACCTGCAGATAACGAGCAGCATTCACACATCAGTGTCGGCATTCTTTCAGCCTACAGGGATTACCCTGTGAGCAGCATACTTGCATTAATTTACGTATTAATTTGTCCTACGTTGCTGTGGGGCTGgtgtgttgcagctgcagagaaagaggcacATAGGGAACGACATAGTGGCCATCGTGTTCCAAGAGGAAAACACTCCCTTCGTACCGGACATGATCGCCTCCAACTTCCTCCACGCCTACGTCGTGGTCCAAGTGGTCAACCCGTGCTCTGACAGTGTTCTCTACAGGGTAACGTAGTCCCCTCACTGCGCGCTGACTTTGCTTCTTATGATAATAACTTGATTAAACTTCATTGTGCTCCTGATTGTTAGGTGTCAGTGACAGCCCGGGATGATGTACCTTTCTTTGGCCCGGCCCTCCCAAACCCTGCTGTCTTTAAAAAAGTAAGAGAGAATAACTACTGAATCCTCTGAGAAGTGCACCTTCCATTGGTTTCTAACATGATGATGAACACGATGCCTCTTCTTCCAGGGCCCTGAATTCCATGAATTCCTTTTTACTAAGCTGATCAATGCAGAGTACGCCTGCTACAAAGCTGAGAAATTTGCCAAACTAGAGGTGAGTTGTTGAAAGCGTTTAAAatattgttgtctttttgcATCTCTGGTCAGAGCAACATGAAATATCCTTTTCTCCCCTTTCTTTCATATCCCTCTCTGTATATGTATGTGCGCTTAAGGAGCGGACGCGGTCGGCCTTGTTAGAGACCCTGTATGAGGAGCTGCACGTGAACAGCCAGGCCATGATGGGTGTCGGAGGAGAGGACGACAAGCTGGAAAatgggagtggaggaggagggggcttcTTTGAGTCCTTCAAGGTAACTGGaggggcagcagcagaggctgggGCGTCcctttctgcagctctctgcctcAAAATAAAGAAAGGATATACCAATAAGTGAAAGTGAAGGGCTTGAGCTACAACATGTTTGCATCTACAGTGatttaatttcagtgttttatttatgaccGCTGTTAGTTTTAATGCGAGTTTAGACTTATCGCCATTGAAGAACaagttcgacattttgggaagtgcacttgtttgcttttttgatGAGGCTGAGATGTGAAAATAGATCCCACTGTCATGTGTGACTGTTAAATATGGAGCTAAAGCCAGCAgctagtttagcttagcataaagaccagaGACAGGATGAAACAGCCAGTCTGACTCACAGTCTTTTGGAGACCCAGGCTAGCTCTTTCTCCTCATTGCTAAGCTAACATAACCCGCTGCTGGCtgattgattttctcatctaactctcagcaagaaagcaaacaagcacatttcccacaatgtctATACCTTTAAGTATGATCATAAGACCATAATGAT includes these proteins:
- the rap1gapa gene encoding rap1 GTPase-activating protein 1 isoform X4, translating into MPQRKRSFTFGAYGGVDKTFSKARSIWKQDGSDPRISATLEPQLFQPTLPYSSSPFHKGNRMDEQRCTFPPPLKTEEDYIPYPSVHEVLGRKSPFPLILLPQFGGYWIEGTNHDLSDAADTEQLQPLSPNTRTKLECNTTAMIYRKHFLGKEHFNYYSVDSALGHLVFSLKYDVIGDQEHLRLMLRNKLKTHHDVIPISCLTEFPNVVQMAKLVCEEVNVDRFFPVLYPKASRLIVTFDEHVISNNFKFGVIYQKFGQTSEEELFGNSEESPAFVEFLEFLGEKIELHNFKGFRGGLDVTHGQTGTESVYCNYRNKEVMFHVSTKLPYTEGDTQQLQRKRHIGNDIVAIVFQEENTPFVPDMIASNFLHAYVVVQVVNPCSDSVLYRVSVTARDDVPFFGPALPNPAVFKKGPEFHEFLFTKLINAEYACYKAEKFAKLEERTRSALLETLYEELHVNSQAMMGVGGEDDKLENGSGGGGGFFESFKRVIRSRSQSMDAMGLTFKKPHTVSTSLSSSFNHDPADSPKFPGISLLVPGKSPSKYGRRGSAIGIGTVEESLIIPGKSPTRKKSGPFSSRRSSAIGIENIQEVQEKSSRENSPNTQKTPDSGHVSQDPKSDNSSNQSSPEVLTTTKNSSYLGGRAPSIPEGQDLSRSSSNASSFASVVEENETEATEDYDTGMESLSSAGTPHKRDSFTYSTWLEDGVSSTSTTSRGNSPGPSKPERGKGTDIRIKLERPHDHQSSSNC
- the rap1gapa gene encoding rap1 GTPase-activating protein 1 isoform X19, with amino-acid sequence MPQRKRSFTFGAYGGVDKTFSKARSIWKQDGSDPRISATLEPQLFQPTLPYSSSPFHKTTDLFEMIERMQGNRMDEQRCTFPPPLKTEEDYIPYPSVHEVLGRKSPFPLILLPQFGGYWIEGTNHDLSDAADTEQLQPLSPNTRTKLECNTTAMIYRKHFLGKEHFNYYSVDSALGHLVFSLKYDVIGDQEHLRLMLRNKLKTHHDVIPISCLTEFPNVVQMAKLVCEEVNVDRFFPVLYPKASRLIVTFDEHVISNNFKFGVIYQKFGQTSEEELFGNSEESPAFVEFLEFLGEKIELHNFKGFRGGLDVTHGQTGTESVYCNYRNKEVMFHVSTKLPYTEGDTQQLQRKRHIGNDIVAIVFQEENTPFVPDMIASNFLHAYVVVQVVNPCSDSVLYRVSVTARDDVPFFGPALPNPAVFKKGPEFHEFLFTKLINAEYACYKAEKFAKLEERTRSALLETLYEELHVNSQAMMGVGGEDDKLENGSGGGGGFFESFKRVIRSRSQSMDAMGLTFKKPHTVSTSLSSSFNHDPADSPKFPGISLIIPGKSPTRKKSGPFSSRRSSAIGIENIQEVQEKSSRENSPNTQKTPDSGHVSQDPKSDNSSNQSSPEVLTTTKNRAPSIPEGQDLSRSSSNASSFASVVEENETEATEDYDTGMESLSSAGTPHKRDSFTYSTWLEDGVSSTSTTSRGNSPGPSKPERGKGTDIRIKLERPHDHQSSSNC
- the rap1gapa gene encoding rap1 GTPase-activating protein 1 isoform X6, whose translation is MPQRKRSFTFGAYGGVDKTFSKARSIWKQDGSDPRISATLEPQLFQPTLPYSSSPFHKTTDLFEMIERMQGNRMDEQRCTFPPPLKTEEDYIPYPSVHEVLGRKSPFPLILLPQFGGYWIEGTNHDLSDAADTEQLQPLSPNTRTKLECNTTAMIYRKHFLGKEHFNYYSVDSALGHLVFSLKYDVIGDQEHLRLMLRNKLKTHHDVIPISCLTEFPNVVQMAKLVCEEVNVDRFFPVLYPKASRLIVTFDEHVISNNFKFGVIYQKFGQTSEEELFGNSEESPAFVEFLEFLGEKIELHNFKGFRGGLDVTHGQTGTESVYCNYRNKEVMFHVSTKLPYTEGDTQQLQRKRHIGNDIVAIVFQEENTPFVPDMIASNFLHAYVVVQVVNPCSDSVLYRVSVTARDDVPFFGPALPNPAVFKKGPEFHEFLFTKLINAEYACYKAEKFAKLEERTRSALLETLYEELHVNSQAMMGVGGEDDKLENGSGGGGGFFESFKSLLVPGKSPSKYGRRGSAIGIGTVEESLIIPGKSPTRKKSGPFSSRRSSAIGIENIQEVQEKSSRENSPNTQKTPDSGHVSQDPKSDNSSNQSSPEVLTTTKNSSYLGGRAPSIPEGQDLSRSSSNASSFASVVEENETEATEDYDTGMESLSSAGTPHKRDSFTYSTWLEDGVSSTSTTSRGNSPGPSKPERGKGTDIRIKLERPHDHQSSSNC